Within Aspergillus oryzae RIB40 DNA, chromosome 2, the genomic segment CATATCACACCACCCCTCTGTTCCTGAATCTACTGTCCATACTCCCAGAAGATCTGACACCGACCTTTAAAATTCTCAATCCTTATAAGAAAAGCTCAGTCAACCCCCCGCGCCATCCGCTCGTGCACAGTGCTACCACAAACAAGCCATTCTTCGCAGCTTTAAATAGATACACCATCCAAGTCAGCAAGGAACAAGCAGGTCACCATGCGCTTCTGACATTTTGGGCTGGTATCGTAACAGAGTCCGTTGCTGGTATGCTGGATTCAGCGCGTTCGGGTCGACGAAAcattgagaaggaaaatcacGATGATATCATTATGCGAGTTCTTCCGGTTTTGAATGACGGGTTGGCTATGAAGGATGTAGCAGAGCTGGTCATCGGGTGCTACATGGTTTGCGTGGCTATTGCACAAAAGGCTTCTCTGCACGACAAGGTCCTCGATAGCTTGATGGAGGCTGTGGCAGAGTCTTGGACGGAAGAAACGGTGAACTCAGGTCTTGTCTGCTTAGCTGTCCTTGCGCAGAAGAAACCAGACACTACGTTACCAAAGCGTGTTTTCAAAGCCATCCTTCGATTAGAGAACCCTCTTCAGCAGTTGTCCGAAACTTCAAAACAACACCGGGCATCTCAACTACTACTTGGATTGGTGGCAGGCTGCGTACAGGACCTTTCGAAGCAGAAAGACACAGCCCGTCTTGATTTCTTGTCGCTTATGTTCGAGAGTGAGCTGTTAGGAGAGGCCGAATTGGGCAGTGGCATGGCAATAGTCCTGCGCGCTAGTAGCAATTCTCATAAGGATGGTGCTATGTCTCTGGATGCGCAAACCCACCTCGCGGATCTGGTACAGCACTTCAGCCGATCGGAATCCCTGCGTCCtatcttccagaagaccgTTGCGGAGTCATCCTTTGATATCGTTGCTATCGAACAAAACTTGCAAACAGTCATCGAGTCCGCACCCGCTCCCAAAGCCTTGGAAGACATAGAGATGGAAGAcgcggagaaggaagaggagcaagaTAACTTCGCACCTGCTCTAAAATCTCTGACCGGTAGCTCGTTCAAGGGCTCATATCTCAGCACCCAATCCATTCCGGTGTACGATAACCTTGTCCGGGCTTTTGCCCTGGGTATTGGAGCTCAAGAGAAGCTCGATGCATTCGCCAACCTGCCAGCTCTTGACAAAGGGAACGCTGCAAAATCTCCTCAATatctgtctttctttgtccgggTCTTTTCCGGGTCATATCCCATTGGCACCAGAGTGGCTGCATTGAATATGGTATCTTCGTTTCTCACCACCGCCTCCATTGACATGGATCTCCAGGCGTTACTGCCTTTTGTTTTAGTCACTCTTGCTGATCCTTCAGAGCGAGTTCGTCGGGAGGCCGCTGGCATTTTGACTATCATTGGTAGCCtccacaagaacaagaagggtGATGCTCCAGGAGGTGTCTGGGCCCGTGACACAATTTACGGTCAAGACAAGCAGCCCAAGAATATCCAGTGGACCCCGGGTCGCGACTTACAGAAGGTTTTCGAGCGTGCTTTGCTCCcaggattggaagaatatgTCATTGATCCAGATCATATCGGTCGAGTCCTCGAGGCTACACTGCGTGGTTCGTCTGTTTCGGACTCAGAGTCTTCTGAGCTTAAGAAGGCTGTCCGATTAAGCTTTTTCACCTGCCTTTGCTCTCATGCTGTTCATGTTCCGCTCTATGCGCCCAAGCTTGGCCTGCTAAAGCTTCTCAACCGTGTCGAAAAGGCTGGTGGAACGACCCGTACTAAGGAACTTGGGTCTCTACTAAAGAGCTGGAGAGAGATGGACGGACAGCAGGCTAAGGATGTTTGCGAGAAGGAGCGAGTCCCCGTTTCAGAGATGGAGAGCCAGATTGTCCTGACAGTGACaccaaaagagagagacgcTATCACCGTTCTTTTATCGAATGTGAGCCCGTATTCGGGGTCCTTGAGTCCTTCTTTCGTCGGCGCAATCTTCGGTCGTATGAAGGATGTCTGGGCCAAGGTTCCTGAAGATCGTCAAGCTCTTGCCGCCGAGAATCTGTTTGAGATATCTCTGGAACAATCAGATTCGCCTCTGGTTGATGGATGTAAGGATGTCCTGCGCAGTGTAGAGCTTCCAGGAGCCGTGCTTTCTCAATTCCTTCAGAAGATCCCTTCCACGGTCACTGATATGGAGGGTCTTGGGCCAGCTCCTAAGAGAAGGCGCACCAGCCAGAGTAATATGGTCGCAATGACTGTCAAGGATGAGGCTGCTCTCAGTGAactcatggagaagatgacctTCATTCTTGAATTAGTAGATAGCTCGTCTCCTGAGACTCATCCGGAACTGGCCGATGGCTTGTTCCAAACGCTGGCTGCTCTTCACCACTTCAAGTCTCAAGTTCAGTCAGGAATGAGTTACCTGCTCAGCTTGGCACTTGGCAGCTTGCTGGCTATTGTCAACCGCTCGAAGACCATTGGCAAGCCGCAGTTCGATACATCCGTTATTCGTGCCGATCTGGTTGTCGACTGTGTCCGCACTACCGACAGTCCTCAAGTGCAGAACGCAGCCCTTCTCTTGGTCGCGGGTCTGTCTGTCATTGCTCCTGAGTTGGTTCTCCACAGTGTGATGCCAATCTTCACTTTCATGGGCTCCAGCGTGCTCAAGAAGGATGACGACTACTCTGTTTCCGTGATCGATCAAACGATTGATCAAGTCGTTCCGGCACTCATTCAGTCGTTGCGTAACCAGAAGCGTGATGTTGTGTCAGGGACATCCGAGTTGCTGCTCAGCTTCACCGCTGCCTTCGAGCACATCCCTTCTCATCGCCGCCTCCGACTTTTCCACGCCCTTATTACCAAACTAGGAACGCAGGACTTCTTGTTCGCTGTTTTGTCCATGCTTGCGAATAGATATTCCATGGATAAGGATGTTCTGATCTTGATGACGGGCTTGGTTTCGGATGCTAATGCTCCTGTTGAGCTTGCCACGTACAGCAAGTACCTCGGACTGGTCAGCGACTCTCTCAAGGCGAAGCCTGGTATCTCACAAGTTCTTCTTGGAATCGGAAGTGATGACGGCCGTGAGCCTCAGAAAGTTGCAGTTGACCTTCTCCGGGCTTTGGCTTATCTGTTTAGGCACTCTTCTCTCAAATCAAAGATGGCCAAGGCTTTCGCAATAGTGGAAGGTGATGAACCTCAACAAATCCGCGCCCTCTTCTCGCAGATTCTGGAACAAACCTTGGCAATTGGAGACAATATGCAGGACATGAAGTCCGTCGGCCAGGCAAGTGGCGAAGTTCTCAGTGCACTGTTCGGAACCTTATCACTCGTCGATTTCCTCGACACGATCGAGGTGTTGCTTCAGCGTCCCAACGACGAACTGCGTCGCAAGGTTCTCCGGCTTTTGGAAGGCCGGTTGCGCCAGAACCCCGAACGCGACAGTCCTTCCCAAACCAGGATGTTGGACTTTTTGTCCGTCTTGGTCAAGATTGTCGAGTCTTCACCAGACATCCTGCTCAAGCACGCTGCGGTGGCTTGTATCGACCGCATAGCCGACAAGTATGGTAAGAAGGATCCGTCGAAGGTTATCCCCGCCGCGAGGGTTGTTGCTAGTGAGGTCTGCATTGGACAGGAGGATGACCGTATTCGCATCATGGGCGTGCTGTGTCTTGCCTCTATGGCCGAAGTCCTGGGCCAGGCCATGATCCCTGCGCTGCCGGACACACTCAGTCGCTCGCTGGCCTTGCTTGGATTGAGCTTGGAGGATGGCAAGGAGAACACCAGGTTGCACGATGCCGTTTACTCCCTGTTTTCAGCTCTTTTCGTCCACCTCCCTTACATGATCTCCGCTTCTCATCTAGACAAGGTCCTTGTGCTTTCGTACAAGTCCGCCATGAACGATGAGTTTGAGGAGGAGAGCCGGCAGGAGGCGTTGAGACTTatggccaagaaggttgaTGCTTCTGCAACATTCGGCGCAGTCGACCGCAACTGGCAGCATGCCGTGCAAGCCGGACCAGAAGCTACAAAGGAAACTTTGGAAGTTGTCAGCATGGCCATCGAGAAGCATCCGAAGTCATCTACCGCGAAGAACCTACCCGTCATCACCAACATCCTTTTCAAGGCGTTCGATTTGCGTCGGGAGCAACTCGCATTGGGATCGGATGCTACTTTTGACTTGTCTGATGTGGACGAGATCGAGGAGACCATCAACGAGGTCACAATCAAGATGATTTACAAGCTCAACGACTCAACATTCCGTCCTATCTTCACAAAGCTCCTCGAGTGGGCAACAACCGGCGTTTCAAAGAAGGATACACAGGGCAGCCTGGCCCGGCACACGACCTTTTACAAGTTCCTGCAGGTCTTCTTCGGTACCCTTCAGGTAAGTACCATATGTTTCCAAGCTCTTCAACCCAGTCAACCATTTTCTAAACGAGTCACAGTCCATCGTCACCGGCTACGCCAGCTACATCATCGAGAACGTAGTATCAGTCCTCAGCAAAGCCAGCCCGTCCAACCCCAACACTAAATCT encodes:
- the utp10 gene encoding snoRNA-binding rRNA-processing protein UTP10 (uncharacterized conserved protein) produces the protein MASSLAAQLSQIAANSTNQLNLKAQRISHSQSLIFDRKVAGSQDFDTIYDICNEGFQELCELDPRFAQFERTIFSEQSKVQERTEMNAAQNKELDAVLETFLALVGGKLLLSPAVKAVEWLVRRFRIHEYNTEFTILTFLPYHTTPLFLNLLSILPEDLTPTFKILNPYKKSSVNPPRHPLVHSATTNKPFFAALNRYTIQVSKEQAGHHALLTFWAGIVTESVAGMLDSARSGRRNIEKENHDDIIMRVLPVLNDGLAMKDVAELVIGCYMVCVAIAQKASLHDKVLDSLMEAVAESWTEETVNSGLVCLAVLAQKKPDTTLPKRVFKAILRLENPLQQLSETSKQHRASQLLLGLVAGCVQDLSKQKDTARLDFLSLMFESELLGEAELGSGMAIVLRASSNSHKDGAMSLDAQTHLADLVQHFSRSESLRPIFQKTVAESSFDIVAIEQNLQTVIESAPAPKALEDIEMEDAEKEEEQDNFAPALKSLTGSSFKGSYLSTQSIPVYDNLVRAFALGIGAQEKLDAFANLPALDKGNAAKSPQYLSFFVRVFSGSYPIGTRVAALNMVSSFLTTASIDMDLQALLPFVLVTLADPSERVRREAAGILTIIGSLHKNKKGDAPGGVWARDTIYGQDKQPKNIQWTPGRDLQKVFERALLPGLEEYVIDPDHIGRVLEATLRGSSVSDSESSELKKAVRLSFFTCLCSHAVHVPLYAPKLGLLKLLNRVEKAGGTTRTKELGSLLKSWREMDGQQAKDVCEKERVPVSEMESQIVLTVTPKERDAITVLLSNVSPYSGSLSPSFVGAIFGRMKDVWAKVPEDRQALAAENLFEISLEQSDSPLVDGCKDVLRSVELPGAVLSQFLQKIPSTVTDMEGLGPAPKRRRTSQSNMVAMTVKDEAALSELMEKMTFILELVDSSSPETHPELADGLFQTLAALHHFKSQVQSGMSYLLSLALGSLLAIVNRSKTIGKPQFDTSVIRADLVVDCVRTTDSPQVQNAALLLVAGLSVIAPELVLHSVMPIFTFMGSSVLKKDDDYSVSVIDQTIDQVVPALIQSLRNQKRDVVSGTSELLLSFTAAFEHIPSHRRLRLFHALITKLGTQDFLFAVLSMLANRYSMDKDVLILMTGLVSDANAPVELATYSKYLGLVSDSLKAKPGISQVLLGIGSDDGREPQKVAVDLLRALAYLFRHSSLKSKMAKAFAIVEGDEPQQIRALFSQILEQTLAIGDNMQDMKSVGQASGEVLSALFGTLSLVDFLDTIEVLLQRPNDELRRKVLRLLEGRLRQNPERDSPSQTRMLDFLSVLVKIVESSPDILLKHAAVACIDRIADKYGKKDPSKVIPAARVVASEVCIGQEDDRIRIMGVLCLASMAEVLGQAMIPALPDTLSRSLALLGLSLEDGKENTRLHDAVYSLFSALFVHLPYMISASHLDKVLVLSYKSAMNDEFEEESRQEALRLMAKKVDASATFGAVDRNWQHAVQAGPEATKETLEVVSMAIEKHPKSSTAKNLPVITNILFKAFDLRREQLALGSDATFDLSDVDEIEETINEVTIKMIYKLNDSTFRPIFTKLLEWATTGVSKKDTQGSLARHTTFYKFLQVFFGTLQSIVTGYASYIIENVVSVLSKASPSNPNTKSLWLATMRLLKNAFEHDQDEFWQSPSHLTKIATPLISQLAHATHPTTATLVINEAIPAITELAVAADSTDNHKELNTVLMRYLRPSAGPTGKAAGGENPHTRLAALKTEQSLTEQLGEEWLALLPEMLPYISELMEDEDENVEKEVRKWVKQIEDVLGEKLDDMLT